The following is a genomic window from Tripterygium wilfordii isolate XIE 37 chromosome 19, ASM1340144v1, whole genome shotgun sequence.
CATAACTTCCGCCACGTATGCTTGTGAGAGATTTCAAGCCCTAGGTTCTGAGTgaactaaaagaaaaggagaggaagTTATCATGTGAGGTATAGAGTCGAGGCGAATTTATTCCATGGCATTCGGGTATGGTGTTTCTTTAAGCTTGGATTTTATGAGTATCTGCATTAGTCTATACATTGTGATGTATTTCCTTATAGTGGCATGATCTTAGTTCATTGAGTACGATTGACACACATTGGTTTCTATTAGTTTGTTTAAAGGATGCCCTTTTacaattttggtttcataaatgtttgtgggtatcgttctagtaaaccctcaggagacacaactcctcctactagggacacctagaggtttaaaggcttgtgacacacgctaagtgtcatcgtgtttccctacgaaagtggcctaggttattatttatcttttgtttaccATTTTGCTCGGGGACTAGCAAAAGTTGAggtttgggggtatttgataacacatatttatgcacattttacatcccttattcctatactttgcactagtttcctttgtgaaattggttgttttgatgtgttttgtgtaagttttgaagaaatacgtccctaatggtgattgagagctaaagaggcaaaaatatggtgaaataagaaaagatgaatatgttcacaattttgaagccaagttaggttcctaaacagattcgtcaatttcacggaataaactggacgtgctcaggaggaattggacaacaagtgatataccgttggaaagatctagaagtctagtttccatagaattttacggttcgtgatttggagttccctagaggaagttgcatcagttttagcatcagtggttcagtgcagaaattatatacgaaattagaagatttgatacctcaagttaccattcttggtactcaagacaaggaacaaatcttgggagattacggggcactcgaatcatgtgttagaagtcaatgacaactctctcaatcaattaagttcagtttccataaggagaagtgcatcgaaagtcgagttctgtatcaattaggagaatcacttccttatggtaattggacttaattcctattttgtctcaaaagtctcagtcgtgccctattgtgaaactataaaagggatgtaaaagtcatcaAAGAACAGACGGACGGAGGAAAGAACGGACGGAGGAcgcaaagagaaggtgaaatcggcagcaagcaagcggagatctactacttgattgtctctttctcttttgtgttttagtgttcaaaacagatgatgagtggctagttttccttcagttaaggggctggttgaagcccgaacatgattgtattgatgcttcgttaatctttaatcttatttcttgatatcgaatgaaaatcttttcactatattacttgttgatgaaatctgagatatgtttctttgagtgcacgcttagatgcatgtcttagaattctattgctaggacaatatgattgatcgcccatatcttcataaagtctcaagtagccaatgaataagatagctcatattcatgtgaatcgatttctaggttatgtaagatgcatgccacatcttgtgaatttagtgatgtttgctttctttgtgcttaatgattcttgagtgttgaatctatgaacatgccattctagattgcatcttaagaactaagttaaggagtacatgccatgcacttgacatactaattaagagaaagcaataagataaaatcaacatgccattgttttatcttaaacatcgtcattcgtgaatcaagaattacagttgaagattgcagcagtacatgattgttagtggtggatagctttcccttgactatttctcttataagaatcaaaaacgtttcctacttcttattgattattctaagttTGTCGtgtagctcgagtcacaatacTGTTTAGCTCGAATCACAATTAGATTTGACTTGCAATTACATTCCAATCCTCTGCgggagatacccttgcttctcactGTACTCAACAACGTTTTTCTTaagttgcaaggattaaattgacTTATTTTTCAGCACCTATTTTGGTGTTCGAAAATAGCTGAACAACACACGAATCAAGAAGTCAAGTTACCCGATTATCATCACGTGTGTTTGCAATATTACTTTGAACATGAGAATTGAATATCTATCGCGCAGGATTATAAGCTAGAGTTTTATTTACTTAATTGTTTGATTAAATCTTGTTTTAGTTTGGATACTATCTTTCATGCTACATAGTCATTTGACCCCTTCTTACTTtcttatattatatttgttattttttttaaactttattTGTTAGTTGTTTACATTCCATTCACAAAAAATTACATTAACTTTTTTTGTGGATTCGACTCTGGACATCCGAAATTAATATTCATTGACTATAAGAAGTCCACCCAATATTTGGTCTCCATCACTCCTAAAACGACCGTGAAATGTTGCGGTTCGCCAAATACTTTTCACACGTACTGTTGCAGACCTGCGGTGTTGACCCactgatgagtatcccacatcgaaaaaatagggctaccaactatagtttataaggatccaagacaccctcacctagtaagccggttttctgggttgtagttctaccttgggccttatgggccggtgtgggttttcatcattggtgctttcattgagagagtcgcgtttgcggagagggctgccgtctgaagggcgagcggagCCGCCAGGTGAGCGTAGCCACCGTGGACGTCGGCTGTCCaagggggtggtttgatgagtatcccacatcgaaaaaatagggcaaccaactctagtttataaggatccaaggcactctcacctggtaagccgattttttgggttgtagttctaccaccaactctagtttataaggatccaaggcaccctcacctggtaaaCCGGTTTTTTGGGTTATAGTTATACCTTGTACCTTATAGGCTGGTGTGAGTTTTCATCACCACATTTGGCACCCAATAACACCAAAACCGTGTTTCATCCCACCGTCCAAATATCCAAATACTCTCATGAATCATGACCGACAAAATATGTGTTGTCAATCATACATATACCCGAGCCCAAAAAACATAAAGCAAACACCGGAAACCCGATAAGGCGAAAACACTAGACTTTTGACATTTTAGCAAGAAAGAGGATGAGCGAAGATGACAAGAACAGAGGGGTTGCAGTGGTGGTAGATCACCACCATCAAcagcatcatcatcaccatcacgACGAACCACCGCCACCTCCTCCTCAATACGGCACTTTCCAAGGAGTGGCCAACTATCCGCCGCCGGCCATAGGCTTCCCTCAACCAGTTCCTCCTCCTGGTGCTGGGGCCCACGGATCATCTGCTCCTCCCCCTCAATACTACACTCAGGGCTACCAGACCGTTCCAGGTATCATCTGCTTTTATCAACTACGATGATATTAGGATGGAAATCAGTAGATTCTAATTCGTATTTTTATTTGCCAAGACGAGAACGTAGCGAGATCGGCTTTGTTAAGTCACCGTTTACGTTGCACCGAGATTCCTTATGTCCTTTTCATTTCTATCAATTTCTCTTGTGTATTCCAAATTGATGGAGAATATATGAGTTACTCAATTGATGTTTGAAAATCCCAATTGATTgagctttctttgtttttcacataaacaaaaatacaattatTGGAAACTTATGCAACTGATTGTATGTATTTATGGGGGTTATTCTTTCAGGTTATGCTGTTGCTGAAGGAAGACCTGCCAGGGAACGCCGGCTTCCGTGCTGTGGTATTGGTCTTGGCTGGTGCTTGTAAGTAATCATAATTTATCAAATGCTATATAGATTGACAGATGCTATTAATTTGGACATTTGGGTATAACATAATACCTTCTGTTGTTGATTATATACCTTCCTTGATCACTCCCCATGCTGACaaaactaaaaatgaaaataagtcCAGATCCATTGATATGCCAATAAGAAAAGTAGTTCGTGCTAGCTGTTCAAGAAATTCTGACTAAGAGATGAGCGAAGGTCACAAGTGGGCAATTTATACTTTGACTATAGTGATACTTTAAAACAAGattgtttaaagtttaaactgaTGGCAGCTGCCCGCCTTACTAAAGAGATACTACTGATATGCTAAAACAATTTGGTATAACATCATGGCCATTTGATAAATAAATTCACATGGAATTTGATAAATAAGTTCAGATGGGATTGGCTTATAAAAATCGTAATAGAAGTTTGTGTCTGTCTACTACCCTACTCTAATTTCCAGTCATGGTATGCCTCAAAGAGTGCTTGACATTGGGGATTTAAATTTCGCCTAACCTTATTGCATTCACATCTACTCGAGGTTCCAGATTTTGGAATCTCATATTTTCTGCTTTTGTATGTTGTTGCACTAATGCAAATGTATGGTTGAGAGGTGATTCAAAAGGTTATTCCTTGACTATGTGCTAGATTAGTTTGACAAAAAACAAGTGGTGGCACCGTGGCAGGCTgtttaaaatgaaaaagaaatttgtAGATGGGAAAAGGTTGGTGAAATCCTAGAGATTGTATGGATCGCTAGGATTTTGGAGTTGTTGTGCCAAGGACAAAAAGAAGGGGGTTTTATGAGCTCCTCCAAATAAAGACTGCATGAGATTAGTAAAAAGCAGGATTAGTGAACATTAAATTGTGCTCTCTATCTTTAGATCATGATAATCAACCCATTGTATATGACATTAGTTCCATTTggacatattatatatattttgttgattcatTATTATTGATGCTGACAGATATCTGCTTCTTTCAGGTTCATTATTGGCTTTTTCCTGGGTGCCATCCCGTGGTATATTGGGTTATTTGTCCTTATGTGTGGGAGGATAGACCATCGAGAAAAACCAGGATATATTGCTTGCACAATTGCTGTAAGTTACTCATTACTACCATTTCTTTGTAATTTGGAGAATGGTGTGCTGCACCATAATTTCTCTAGTAGTAGTTTTGTTTTTAAGTTTCTGTTTTATAGTGTAGTTAACAGTGGCACTTAACCCTGATATAATTTAGAGACGAACTGGGTCTATCTGCACTGTACTGTCCACTTACCAGGATAAATGttaattttgaaaagaaaaccaTATCTAGTACATCCATTAATTTTCTCTCACTAAAATTGCTTTATCCTGTGTCCCAAAGATTGAGTCTCTATCTAACTATCTAAAACTGATGAAAAAACTGGTGATTCAATACCTTTGATTTGTTCTCTTATTCCTCATTAACTAGAATGAATCACCAATTCAACGCGCACCTCTCTCTTTTTCTGCTAATTTGCCAGGATGCAAAGTTAAGCCCTTAAGAGTTGAACACTCTGGCCTATAACCTTGTAGCGAAAGTAAGATGTAAAAGAAGATGACTGCTTGCTTTCCCTTCTTGCAAAAGACAACATGTTGTTCTTCTTCACACATCGGGTGTCTCTTTTTCTCAATAAATTTCCATGGTTAACATGCACCCAAGAGGCCTTATAAGCTGTAAACTAATTGGAAATGTatgctttgattttattttccatggAAACTCATTTTTGCAAGAGTCCCATAATtagatatatttttaaattatctCTTTTTTATGCCTTCTGCTTGAAGTCTATCGTCCAAGTTGATTACACCCGAAATTTTTTATGAAGAGGATAAAATGTTGGTGATCTCCCAATTCTTTGTCCAATAAAAGTAAATGCCCAAATAGTTCCCCCACTACTAACCCTACTGTTGTCACATATCAAAGCATTGTTATTTCTTCCAGAACAAATAAATCGAGAAATATAATTTCCAAAATAGTCTCACCAACCAGATAGGCATGCCAAAAAATATCTTCATGTTAATGGGTAGCAATGTTCTCACGTTTGTGTAACTCTTATCCCAACTCTCACCCGATAAGCGTGTGTATTTAATCTCAAATTTCCATCCACAACTTATTCTGCCACTACAGCTCTTCTTCGAAGGTGAGATATCAAGAGCAAATCTCCAAAATCACTTACTCAGAATTGATTTATTGAATAACTTaagttatttaatatttaaatcacATCTAGTTCTAGGAAGCTTTACTAATCCCAATTGGCCGCTGATAATTCAGTTCTTTAGTTCTTTGTTAAGATCACCTTGCTGGAACTGCCTTTTGGACAGTTTCAGTCTTCTAGAAACTATTAGCTAAATGGGAGAGAGAGATGTGGAAAGATTAGATGTAGGCTCTTGGTGACTGATTCTACctcttgacattttttttccattcttcCATTCCCTTTATCTTTCAACAATGGGATTCTatacattattattttaaatttatttcaaGGAGCCCAAcattattttaccaaatttaCTAAGGAATGAACTGGCTCAACGAGCTTGAGCTTGGGCTTGGGTTCGGTTTGCGAGCCAATCCCAGGTTTGGATTTTTCAGGCCCTAATGAGCTTGGGCCAACTATAAAAGCAACGAGCCGAGCCTAGGGCTTGTGAAAGCCCGGCTCAGTCCGGCCTGCTTTCATTCCTAGTGGAGTCAAGCCTTAGATGCCAAAGGATTTAAACTAAGTAGGACTAAAACATTCATGAAATGTTAAATTTAGTAAGATCATACAAGGGAATGAACAAATTATTGAATTAGATGGGagagaagtaacaaaaagtaaatttttaaaatatgttgGCTCGATTTTCCTAGATGACGTACACATTAGTAAAGACATAGCTAATACGATTAAAAATGGGAGGATGAGTGCATCCGGGGTTTTATATGACTATAGGATTCCTTTAAGGTCGAAGGAAAAATTCTACAGGTCAGCTATATCACTAGCGATGATGTCTGGTTTTGAGGGTTGGACTATTAAAACacaatatatcaaaaaaatgcatgtagcaaAAATGCAAATGTTTTGTTGGATGTGTGGCTACACAAGGGAAGATAGGATaaaaaaatgagattattagatttaaaaTACGAGTGGCACAAACTGAAGAAAAGTTGCGAGGAAGTCGTTTAAGATAGTATAAGAATGTACAAAGTAGAGATACAGATGCAGCGGTGAGGACAATCGAGCAAATGAGTATAGGAGAGGGTAGGCAGTGaagaagacctaaaaagacattaCTTGGAGTGGTAAGAaaggatatggattcaatagcAGTGGATCAAGTATGATcctaaatagaaatgaatggcgaaAATGAATACAAGTAATGAAtttccattgattttctcaAAGACTTGTATAGTAGACCCCACactttttgggataaaggctcggatgatgaggACAACGCGTATATACTagataacataaaaataaacaaaataacatcACATAAAGATTTAAATGCATGTTTAAAATGGTCATGAAAATTATTAAAAGCCTAACATTCTAGAATTGGAGCTTCTCTTGTTTCTTTGTTGGACAGTATCATCTTTTTGGACTAATTGATGTTTAGTTTGTTTTAAAGGAACATCATAAGAGCAAATCAATGTGTTTTGAGGTAGTGTAGTTGAATTGAAGatgtatttaacttattttaaAGAAACATATCTGTGTAAAACTGCATGTTTTGATGCAGGCTTGTCATTTTGAGttgataaaatataaaataagaaaGTATGAAACATGCCTTGAACCATCAGCCTTTGGTGCTTGGACAATATCCATCCCTTTTCGTACTGAACTATGAATTCCTACTTTGTTTTCCTCGTTTCTCATATTTGACTGCAAATTTGAGCCTCCAGCTTCTTCTTAACATCTACAACCATGCATTTAGTTAATGTTTAGACGTGCCACTGCTCATCTTCAATTCTCCTTTTTCAGTCTCCTCAAATATAACATAAACTATACCATTCATTCCAACTCATCTGTCACATCCTCTACTGGAGGAACATGGCTTCTGGGTGTAAAATCTCCTTTGGCACTTGGTCTATCACACTTGTTACCTGTACATAAAGATGGTCATTGACAATGTACTTGTGTTGATTCCAACAGCTGATCAATGATTATCTTAAACTTACTCACAACCATGAAGTGGGAACCGATGTCCAGCACAACCATTTTATGTCATGGAACCCATACTCTCTTCAAGTGATTTTCATAAGCTTCCTCTTCTTCCCTGTCATTGTCTTCCCTCAAGTTGGGAACCACTTTCTTGAAGAGAGTTCTCCTTCAGGACCCTATCTCCTATATCACTGTCAGTTCTAGCTTCTCCAAAAGCTTCCTCAAAACTGTAGGTATGTACACTGAGTTGGCCTTTTCAAAAGCATAGAAGACAAGTTAGGTTTTCTCTTGATAGCAAATGGATTTGGTTCTTGGGAATTTGTGGGTCCTGGATGTCTCATAAAGCTACTGAACTTCTCTATAGAACCATCTAATTTAACCATATCTTTGTTAAAGCTCCTGAAAAACGATAGAGTAACCATTTCGGTTCTTGGCTTTGAAATTTAGTTCTCCATTCAACCCTTCAAAAGATGATGTTTGAATTTCACCACTTTCTGACCCTTAAAGGCCTTGCTTGTTTCTTTATGTTAATGCATTTTGAGGTGCTAAAGCTCATGtgcatattatatttatatcttTCTGCAGTCCTCATTCCCACTTCTCTCTTAATCATCTAATTTAACCATATTTTTGTTGAAGCTCTTGAAAAATGATAAACCACCTGAACCATTTAGGTTCTTGGCTCTGAATTTTGTGGTCCATtcaaattcttaaaaaaaaatgatgtttgaATTTCACCACTTTCTGATCCTTAAGGGCCTTGCTCGCTTCTTGATGTTAATGCATTTTGAGGTGCTAAACTTCATGTGCATCATATTATAGCTCAATCTTTCTGTGGACTCCCTCATTCCTACTTCTCTCTTTGCACTGGGAATTATTCCAGCCATTCTATCACCAATCTATGGGCTTTGTGTTTGAATATTTCTTTCAGACCATCAATTATTTGACTACTGTGATTAAGATGGAAGCCACAGTTTGGA
Proteins encoded in this region:
- the LOC119986199 gene encoding 60S ribosomal protein L18a-like protein; the encoded protein is MSEDDKNRGVAVVVDHHHQQHHHHHHDEPPPPPPQYGTFQGVANYPPPAIGFPQPVPPPGAGAHGSSAPPPQYYTQGYQTVPGYAVAEGRPARERRLPCCGIGLGWCLFIIGFFLGAIPWYIGLFVLMCGRIDHREKPGYIACTIAAVLATVAIIIGATKGADEW